A window of the Nycticebus coucang isolate mNycCou1 chromosome 3, mNycCou1.pri, whole genome shotgun sequence genome harbors these coding sequences:
- the SMIM45 gene encoding protein SMIM45 isoform X1 — protein MVQGHTEGQVTAHLTDPPGSRGTGRAEVWRQSWGFSPTCSRAKATAMPHFLDWFVPVYLVISVLILVGFGACIYYFEPGLQEAHKWRVQRPLVDRDLRKTLMVRDNLAFGGPEV, from the exons atggtccaaggtcacacagaaggCCA ggtcacagctcacctcacaGACCCACCTGGGAGTAGGGGCACAGGAAGAGCCGAGGTTTGGAGACAGAGCTGGGGCTTCTCTCCAACTTGCTCTAGAG CCAAGGCCACCGCGATGCCGCACTTCCTGGACTGGTTCGTGCCTGTCTACCTGGTCATCTCTGTCCTCATCCTGGTGGGCTTCGGCGCCTGCATCTACTACTTCGAGCCGGGGCTGCAGGAGGCGCACAAGTGGCGCGTGCAGCGCCCCCTGGTGGACCGTGACCTCCGCAAGACGCTGATGGTGCGGGACAACCTCGCCTTTGGCGGCCCTGAGGTCTGA
- the SMIM45 gene encoding protein SMIM45 isoform X2, with amino-acid sequence MRWVCRVTAHLTDPPGSRGTGRAEVWRQSWGFSPTCSRAKATAMPHFLDWFVPVYLVISVLILVGFGACIYYFEPGLQEAHKWRVQRPLVDRDLRKTLMVRDNLAFGGPEV; translated from the exons ATGAGGTGGGTTTGCAG ggtcacagctcacctcacaGACCCACCTGGGAGTAGGGGCACAGGAAGAGCCGAGGTTTGGAGACAGAGCTGGGGCTTCTCTCCAACTTGCTCTAGAG CCAAGGCCACCGCGATGCCGCACTTCCTGGACTGGTTCGTGCCTGTCTACCTGGTCATCTCTGTCCTCATCCTGGTGGGCTTCGGCGCCTGCATCTACTACTTCGAGCCGGGGCTGCAGGAGGCGCACAAGTGGCGCGTGCAGCGCCCCCTGGTGGACCGTGACCTCCGCAAGACGCTGATGGTGCGGGACAACCTCGCCTTTGGCGGCCCTGAGGTCTGA
- the SMIM45 gene encoding protein SMIM45 isoform X4, giving the protein MPHFLDWFVPVYLVISVLILVGFGACIYYFEPGLQEAHKWRVQRPLVDRDLRKTLMVRDNLAFGGPEV; this is encoded by the coding sequence ATGCCGCACTTCCTGGACTGGTTCGTGCCTGTCTACCTGGTCATCTCTGTCCTCATCCTGGTGGGCTTCGGCGCCTGCATCTACTACTTCGAGCCGGGGCTGCAGGAGGCGCACAAGTGGCGCGTGCAGCGCCCCCTGGTGGACCGTGACCTCCGCAAGACGCTGATGGTGCGGGACAACCTCGCCTTTGGCGGCCCTGAGGTCTGA
- the SMIM45 gene encoding protein SMIM45 isoform X3: protein MRVTAHLTDPPGSRGTGRAEVWRQSWGFSPTCSRAKATAMPHFLDWFVPVYLVISVLILVGFGACIYYFEPGLQEAHKWRVQRPLVDRDLRKTLMVRDNLAFGGPEV, encoded by the exons ATGAG ggtcacagctcacctcacaGACCCACCTGGGAGTAGGGGCACAGGAAGAGCCGAGGTTTGGAGACAGAGCTGGGGCTTCTCTCCAACTTGCTCTAGAG CCAAGGCCACCGCGATGCCGCACTTCCTGGACTGGTTCGTGCCTGTCTACCTGGTCATCTCTGTCCTCATCCTGGTGGGCTTCGGCGCCTGCATCTACTACTTCGAGCCGGGGCTGCAGGAGGCGCACAAGTGGCGCGTGCAGCGCCCCCTGGTGGACCGTGACCTCCGCAAGACGCTGATGGTGCGGGACAACCTCGCCTTTGGCGGCCCTGAGGTCTGA